A part of Melittangium boletus DSM 14713 genomic DNA contains:
- the acnA gene encoding aconitate hydratase AcnA: protein MTDSFKSKSQLKVGSATYDIYSLAKVGKDHASVARLPFSLKILLENLLRNEDGRVVKREHVEKMLAWDPKAEPDTEISFHPARVLLQDFTGVPAVVDMAAMREALAALGGDPTKINPRNPADLVIDHSFQVDVFGTSDAFRANAELEFERNQERYAFLRWGQNAFKNFRAVPPDIGICHQVNLEYLAQVAFRQGSTVYPDTLVGTDSHTTMINGLGVVGWGVGGIEAEAVLLGQPITMLIPQVVGFKLTGKLPAGATATDLVLTVTQMLRKRGVVGKFVEFFGDGLKGLSLPDRATIANMAPEYGATIGFFPVDEESLNYLRFTGRPEETVALAEAYFKEQGLFHTENTPDPVFTDTLTLDLSTVVPSLAGPKRPQDRVTLKDMKATYEKSLVEMLAAGKSKGEDDEGGGKAKAPAAAVPPERLKQTVTVKAGNQSYELGHGAVVIASITSCTNTSNPAVLLGAGLLAKKAVERGINVKPWVKTSLAPGSRVVTDYLKEAGLMPYLEALGFHVVGYGCATCIGNSGPLPDPVTEAVTSGDLVVAAVLSGNRNFEGRISPHVRMNYLASPPLVVAYALSGEVGRDLDTEPLGTDRNGRPVFLKDIWPTNEEIRQAISTAVKPEQFRHQYSRAMEGDALWQQLKVDGGNTFKWDPKSTYVRKPTFLENIPAEPKPLADIKGARVLALLGDSVTTDHISPAGNIAKTSPAAKYLMEQGVEPKDFNSYGARRGNHEVMVRGTFANIRLKNLLVPGVEGGVSVHIPTRERMSIYDASQKYQQEGTPLVVLAGAEYGTGSSRDWAAKGTAMLGIKAVIAKSFERIHRSNLIGMGVLPLQFEAGQDAQSLGLTGHETFEISGVADSLAPQKKLTVKATGEGGTKEFTALCRIDTPNELDYYRHGGILLYVMRQLAKS from the coding sequence ATGACGGACAGTTTCAAGAGCAAGAGCCAGCTCAAGGTGGGCTCGGCCACGTACGACATCTACAGCCTCGCCAAGGTGGGCAAGGACCACGCGTCGGTGGCGCGCCTGCCCTTCTCGCTGAAGATCCTGCTCGAGAACCTGCTGCGCAATGAAGATGGCCGCGTGGTCAAGCGCGAGCACGTGGAGAAGATGCTCGCCTGGGATCCCAAGGCCGAGCCCGACACGGAGATCTCCTTCCACCCCGCGCGCGTGCTCCTGCAGGACTTCACGGGCGTGCCGGCGGTGGTGGACATGGCCGCCATGCGCGAGGCGCTCGCGGCCCTGGGTGGAGATCCCACGAAGATCAACCCCCGCAACCCGGCCGACCTGGTCATCGACCACTCCTTCCAGGTGGACGTGTTCGGCACCTCGGATGCCTTCCGCGCCAACGCGGAGCTGGAGTTCGAGCGCAACCAGGAGCGCTACGCCTTCCTGCGCTGGGGCCAGAACGCGTTCAAGAACTTCCGCGCGGTGCCGCCGGACATCGGCATCTGCCACCAGGTGAACCTGGAGTACCTGGCCCAGGTGGCCTTCCGTCAGGGCAGCACGGTGTATCCGGACACGCTCGTGGGCACCGACAGCCACACGACGATGATCAACGGCCTGGGCGTGGTGGGCTGGGGCGTGGGCGGCATCGAGGCCGAGGCGGTGCTGCTCGGCCAGCCCATCACCATGCTGATTCCCCAGGTGGTGGGCTTCAAGCTCACGGGCAAGCTGCCCGCGGGCGCCACGGCGACGGACCTGGTGCTCACCGTCACGCAGATGCTGCGCAAGCGCGGCGTGGTGGGCAAGTTCGTGGAGTTCTTCGGTGATGGCCTCAAGGGCCTGTCCCTGCCGGACCGCGCCACCATCGCCAACATGGCGCCCGAGTACGGCGCCACCATCGGCTTCTTCCCGGTGGACGAGGAGAGCCTCAACTACCTGCGCTTCACGGGCCGTCCCGAGGAGACCGTGGCGCTGGCCGAGGCCTATTTCAAGGAGCAGGGCCTCTTCCACACGGAGAACACCCCGGACCCCGTCTTCACCGACACGCTCACCCTGGACCTGTCCACGGTCGTCCCCAGCCTCGCCGGCCCCAAGCGCCCGCAGGACCGGGTGACGCTCAAGGACATGAAGGCCACCTACGAGAAGTCGCTCGTGGAGATGCTGGCCGCGGGCAAGAGCAAGGGCGAGGACGACGAGGGCGGTGGCAAGGCGAAGGCCCCCGCGGCGGCCGTGCCCCCCGAGCGCCTCAAGCAGACCGTCACCGTGAAGGCGGGCAACCAGTCCTACGAGCTGGGCCACGGCGCCGTCGTCATCGCCTCCATCACCTCGTGCACCAACACCTCCAACCCGGCGGTGCTCCTGGGCGCGGGCCTGCTGGCCAAGAAGGCCGTCGAGCGCGGCATCAACGTGAAGCCCTGGGTGAAGACGAGCCTCGCCCCCGGCAGCCGCGTGGTGACGGACTACCTCAAGGAAGCCGGCCTCATGCCCTACCTGGAGGCGCTCGGCTTCCACGTGGTGGGCTACGGCTGCGCCACCTGCATCGGCAACTCCGGCCCCCTGCCGGATCCCGTCACCGAGGCCGTCACCTCGGGTGACCTGGTGGTGGCCGCGGTGCTCAGCGGCAACCGCAACTTCGAGGGCCGCATCAGCCCGCACGTGCGCATGAACTACCTGGCCTCGCCGCCGCTCGTGGTCGCCTACGCCCTGTCCGGCGAGGTGGGGCGCGATCTGGACACCGAGCCCCTGGGCACGGACCGCAACGGCCGCCCGGTGTTCCTCAAGGACATCTGGCCCACCAACGAGGAGATCCGCCAGGCCATCTCCACCGCGGTCAAGCCCGAGCAGTTCCGCCACCAGTACTCGCGCGCCATGGAGGGCGACGCGCTCTGGCAGCAGCTCAAGGTGGATGGCGGCAACACGTTCAAGTGGGACCCCAAGTCCACCTACGTGCGCAAGCCGACCTTCCTGGAGAACATCCCCGCCGAGCCCAAGCCGCTCGCCGACATCAAGGGCGCGCGCGTGCTCGCGCTCCTGGGGGATTCGGTGACCACGGACCACATCTCTCCCGCGGGCAACATCGCGAAGACGAGCCCGGCGGCCAAGTACCTCATGGAGCAGGGCGTGGAGCCCAAGGACTTCAACTCCTACGGGGCGCGCCGTGGCAACCACGAGGTGATGGTGCGCGGCACCTTCGCCAACATCCGCCTCAAGAACCTGCTGGTGCCCGGCGTGGAGGGCGGCGTGTCCGTCCACATCCCCACGCGCGAGCGCATGAGCATCTACGACGCCTCGCAGAAGTATCAGCAGGAAGGCACGCCGCTCGTCGTCCTCGCCGGCGCCGAGTACGGCACGGGCTCCAGCCGCGACTGGGCCGCCAAGGGCACCGCGATGCTCGGCATCAAGGCCGTCATCGCCAAGAGCTTCGAGCGCATCCACCGCTCCAACCTCATCGGCATGGGCGTGCTGCCCCTGCAGTTCGAGGCGGGCCAGGACGCGCAGAGCCTGGGCCTCACCGGCCACGAGACGTTCGAGATCTCCGGCGTGGCCGATAGCCTCGCGCCGCAGAAGAAGCTCACCGTGAAGGCCACGGGCGAGGGCGGCACCAAGGAGTTCACCGCGCTGTGCCGCATCGACACGCCCAATGAGCTCGACTACTACCGCCACGGCGGCATCCTGCTGTACGTGATGCGTCAGCTCGCCAAGAGCTGA
- a CDS encoding bifunctional (p)ppGpp synthetase/guanosine-3',5'-bis(diphosphate) 3'-pyrophosphohydrolase: MPPTLEDALALALEAHRGQRDKAGQTYILHPLRVMFRLETETERMVALLHDVVEDSPYTLEQLRGLGYSEEVLGALECLTKREGEAYEAFIERVRPHPLARRVKLADLEDNMDVRRLPALTEKDAQRLARYRAAWARLKTE, translated from the coding sequence ATGCCCCCCACCCTGGAAGACGCCCTCGCCCTCGCCCTGGAGGCCCACCGCGGCCAGCGCGACAAGGCGGGGCAGACCTATATCCTCCACCCCCTGCGCGTGATGTTCCGTCTGGAGACGGAAACGGAGCGGATGGTGGCGCTCCTGCACGACGTGGTGGAGGACTCGCCCTACACGCTCGAGCAGCTTCGCGGACTCGGCTACTCCGAGGAGGTGCTGGGCGCGCTCGAATGCCTCACCAAACGCGAGGGCGAGGCCTACGAGGCCTTCATCGAACGCGTGCGTCCCCATCCGCTCGCGCGACGGGTGAAGCTCGCCGACCTCGAGGACAACATGGACGTGCGCCGGCTGCCCGCCCTCACGGAGAAGGACGCTCAGCGCCTGGCCCGCTACCGGGCCGCGTGGGCCCGATTGAAGACGGAATAA
- a CDS encoding response regulator: MRLRWTLAGGLACALVALGFFFTFSTHLEARAWRELRVRTQDVARWVALSVESALERGDAVDGQRQVDVLAMVPDALFGVLSREDGTLLAAWHPERVPPAVWKEGGAVVSGMVLARRAVYTPAGVRGTLLVGLSTGVMERELQHLRGLAGLWSLVLWGLGVVALFGLGGPLMRPLERVTEAIERLSRNAPVPGESPEEPGRGEPERLAAALSRLEMGGREQVDVLDTLVGEAREHQERLHVQQGLLDARMRELRLLRDQLVVADRRTSVGTLLAGVAHEINNPLAYITANIQFSLREVQRLEQVGVDPQPEVHSEPGRGSTFTVILPAACSPGRDVAPGGLALARTQRARLLVVDDEPRVGISLRRALSREHEVTVASSAREALARMCQAEPFDVILCDLMMPEMNGMEFFQELERTHSAQAGSVLFLTGGAFTEETRAFLEEHSDRLLRKPMDMDVLRERLRRVIDGQRLAGSTRESGASREEPSNVDLLA; encoded by the coding sequence TTGCGACTTCGATGGACCCTGGCCGGGGGGCTCGCGTGCGCCCTCGTGGCCCTCGGCTTCTTCTTCACCTTCAGCACTCACCTGGAGGCCCGGGCCTGGCGGGAGCTGCGCGTCCGGACCCAGGATGTCGCGCGGTGGGTGGCGCTGAGCGTCGAGTCCGCGTTGGAGCGGGGTGATGCCGTGGACGGGCAGCGCCAGGTGGATGTGCTCGCCATGGTGCCCGACGCCCTCTTCGGGGTGTTGTCGCGCGAGGACGGCACGCTCCTGGCCGCCTGGCACCCCGAGCGGGTTCCTCCGGCGGTCTGGAAGGAGGGCGGGGCCGTCGTCTCCGGAATGGTGCTCGCCCGGCGCGCCGTGTACACCCCGGCGGGTGTTCGGGGCACGCTGCTGGTGGGCCTGAGCACCGGCGTCATGGAGCGAGAGCTCCAGCACCTGCGTGGGCTCGCGGGTTTGTGGAGCCTGGTGCTGTGGGGGCTCGGCGTGGTGGCCCTCTTCGGGCTGGGCGGTCCGTTGATGCGGCCGCTCGAGCGCGTCACCGAGGCGATCGAACGGCTCTCCCGGAATGCTCCCGTTCCGGGTGAGTCCCCGGAGGAGCCCGGGCGCGGCGAGCCCGAGCGTCTGGCCGCCGCGCTCTCGCGTCTGGAGATGGGGGGGCGCGAGCAGGTGGACGTGCTCGACACCCTGGTGGGCGAGGCGCGCGAGCACCAGGAGCGGCTTCATGTCCAGCAGGGCCTGCTCGATGCCCGGATGCGCGAGCTGCGGCTCCTGAGGGATCAACTCGTCGTCGCCGATCGGCGCACCTCGGTGGGGACGCTCTTGGCGGGCGTGGCGCACGAAATCAACAACCCGCTGGCCTACATCACCGCCAACATCCAGTTCTCCCTGCGGGAAGTCCAGAGGTTGGAGCAGGTGGGGGTGGACCCCCAGCCCGAGGTGCACAGCGAGCCGGGGCGGGGCAGCACCTTCACGGTGATACTTCCAGCCGCGTGCTCTCCGGGCCGGGACGTAGCCCCGGGCGGGTTGGCGCTCGCGAGGACCCAGCGGGCCCGGCTGCTCGTGGTGGATGACGAGCCCCGCGTGGGGATTTCCCTTCGCCGGGCCTTGAGCCGGGAGCACGAGGTGACCGTGGCGTCCAGCGCCCGCGAGGCGCTCGCCCGGATGTGTCAGGCGGAGCCCTTCGACGTCATCCTGTGCGATCTGATGATGCCGGAGATGAACGGCATGGAGTTCTTCCAGGAGCTGGAGCGCACCCACTCCGCCCAGGCCGGCTCGGTGCTGTTCCTGACCGGAGGCGCCTTCACGGAGGAGACGCGGGCCTTCCTCGAGGAGCACTCGGACCGGTTGTTGCGCAAGCCCATGGACATGGACGTGTTGCGCGAGCGGCTGCGCCGGGTGATCGACGGGCAACGCCTCGCCGGCAGCACGCGGGAGAGCGGGGCCTCCCGGGAGGAGCCGTCCAACGTGGACCTTCTCGCGTGA
- a CDS encoding alpha/beta fold hydrolase, whose amino-acid sequence MSLSIYERLNVRVLGSMGPPLIFAHGFGSEQRAWRHQVAAFKDRYQVILFDHVGCGRSDFNAYNAERYSSVHAYAEDVLELCEELDVHDGILVGHSVSGMAGMLAAIAEPHRFQQLVFVKASPRYLNDVGYVGGFEPSQLDALFADMATQFHSWAAGFASQVVNMPDMPELAREFARTLSSMRPDIALATARFIFESDFRAELPRLKTPTLILQSGGDIAVPDEVGLYMARNIPLAQLARIDARGHLPHLSSPAAVNQAIQDFLSHRPPRESTRNSSFLNAIKARSNSFKDHLN is encoded by the coding sequence ATGTCTCTGTCCATCTACGAGCGGCTCAACGTGCGCGTCTTGGGGTCCATGGGGCCCCCGCTCATCTTCGCGCATGGCTTTGGTTCCGAGCAACGCGCCTGGCGGCATCAGGTGGCGGCATTCAAGGACCGCTACCAGGTCATCCTCTTCGACCATGTGGGGTGTGGCCGTTCGGATTTCAACGCGTACAACGCGGAGCGCTACAGCAGCGTTCATGCCTACGCGGAAGATGTATTGGAATTGTGTGAGGAATTGGACGTGCACGACGGAATCCTCGTCGGGCACTCCGTCAGTGGGATGGCGGGCATGCTGGCGGCGATCGCCGAGCCCCATCGCTTCCAACAGCTCGTCTTCGTCAAGGCCTCGCCGCGCTACCTCAATGACGTGGGCTACGTGGGGGGCTTCGAGCCCTCCCAGCTCGACGCGCTCTTCGCGGACATGGCCACCCAGTTTCATTCCTGGGCGGCGGGCTTCGCCAGCCAGGTCGTCAACATGCCGGACATGCCGGAGCTGGCGCGGGAGTTCGCACGGACCCTGTCCTCCATGCGTCCGGACATCGCCCTGGCGACCGCGCGATTCATCTTCGAGTCCGACTTCCGCGCGGAGCTGCCGCGCCTGAAGACGCCCACGCTCATCCTCCAGTCCGGTGGGGACATCGCCGTGCCCGACGAGGTGGGGCTCTACATGGCCCGGAACATCCCGCTCGCGCAGCTCGCGCGCATCGACGCGCGTGGCCACCTGCCTCACCTGAGCTCTCCCGCGGCGGTGAACCAGGCCATCCAGGACTTCCTGTCGCACCGCCCACCGCGTGAATCGACCCGGAACTCGTCGTTCCTCAACGCCATCAAGGCGCGGTCGAATTCGTTCAAGGATCATCTGAACTGA
- a CDS encoding peptide chain release factor-like protein codes for MTVSPSRRQAALAALALDDDALLKACEVEYFIGSGPGGQHRNTTASGVRLTHAPTELSVSATERRSQVQNKGVALERLREGLQLLTFVPKKRHKTQPTKGSQRRRLESKKRVGEKKAQRGNKDGW; via the coding sequence ATGACCGTCTCTCCTTCCCGCCGACAGGCCGCGCTGGCGGCGCTCGCCCTGGACGATGACGCCCTGCTCAAGGCCTGCGAGGTGGAGTACTTCATCGGCTCCGGCCCGGGTGGGCAGCACCGCAACACCACCGCCAGCGGCGTGCGGCTGACCCATGCCCCCACGGAGCTGTCCGTCTCCGCCACCGAGCGCCGCAGCCAGGTGCAGAACAAGGGCGTCGCGCTCGAGCGGCTGCGCGAGGGACTCCAGCTGCTCACCTTCGTGCCCAAGAAGCGCCACAAGACCCAGCCCACCAAGGGCTCACAGCGCCGCCGTCTGGAATCCAAGAAGCGCGTGGGCGAGAAGAAGGCCCAGCGCGGCAACAAGGACGGCTGGTAG
- a CDS encoding fibronectin type III domain-containing protein, protein MLRNPVSVRKLIAGTLVVSLGCGVPPGPGVEENEPAALSAQELSAAERAQASDRAYQWLKAQQDLTNGFALNGLVDSFDDWWNATERKQIVYTYDQAVAAIAFMNKGDRARAEKVLNKLVAIQDPDGSWINSYWWNGYGEEIRKHVGPVAWVVMAYMTHEKLYGGTTYQASAKKALDWMLTFKKPNGAIAGGRTTWDIQGVWTDEVWSSTEHNQDIYNIYRYYAGKFSDRSTAYNDAANGAKQFLDNVMWNNTTKRFYGGWKNNTGLLDQNVPLDVNPWGVLALGLSGTRDYKASLASVDNARGVGTLADPKYVHSLPYENTTITAYDFDWQYDCAAAQDQNGNYNGDRCADIWFEGSAFMSVAHYMNGNTAKADSIIDEIIKKQGTSGTLLGGIPYSLKGTSNNYWRMAQENCVSSTGWLIIAIHRFNPFTGALVNGGGTTNPGDTQAPTAPTNLSAPSKTSTSVTLSWNASTDNVGVSGYDVYRGSTLAGSTSATTFTVSGLAASTAYSFSVKARDAAGNTSSASNTVSVTTSASTGGGGHTTPDYTANVTKTSSTQAQISFKPTTNALYVDVHYTLNGGGQQNFRMTNSGGTWTQNVSGLSTGSRLEYWFTYEKSGPQYDSVHYTYTH, encoded by the coding sequence ATGCTTCGAAATCCTGTCTCCGTGCGGAAGCTGATCGCGGGCACGCTGGTGGTGTCCCTCGGCTGTGGGGTGCCCCCTGGCCCCGGTGTGGAAGAGAACGAGCCGGCCGCGCTGTCCGCCCAGGAGCTGAGCGCGGCGGAGCGGGCACAGGCCTCGGATCGGGCGTACCAGTGGCTCAAGGCGCAGCAGGATCTGACCAACGGCTTCGCCCTGAACGGCCTCGTCGACAGCTTCGATGACTGGTGGAACGCCACCGAGCGCAAGCAGATCGTCTACACGTATGACCAGGCCGTGGCCGCCATCGCCTTCATGAACAAGGGCGACCGGGCGCGCGCGGAGAAGGTGCTCAACAAGCTGGTCGCCATCCAGGATCCGGATGGCTCGTGGATCAACTCCTACTGGTGGAACGGCTACGGCGAGGAGATCCGCAAGCACGTGGGCCCGGTGGCCTGGGTCGTCATGGCGTACATGACCCACGAGAAGCTCTACGGCGGCACCACCTACCAGGCCTCCGCCAAGAAGGCGCTGGACTGGATGCTCACGTTCAAGAAGCCCAACGGCGCCATCGCCGGCGGACGGACCACCTGGGACATCCAGGGCGTCTGGACGGACGAGGTCTGGAGCTCCACCGAGCACAACCAGGACATCTACAACATCTACCGCTACTACGCGGGCAAGTTCTCCGACCGCTCGACGGCGTACAACGACGCCGCCAACGGGGCGAAGCAGTTCCTCGACAACGTGATGTGGAACAACACCACGAAGCGTTTCTACGGGGGATGGAAGAACAACACCGGCCTGTTGGATCAGAACGTTCCCCTGGACGTCAACCCCTGGGGGGTCCTCGCGCTCGGCCTGTCGGGCACGCGCGACTACAAGGCCTCGCTCGCCTCCGTCGACAACGCCCGGGGCGTGGGCACGCTCGCCGATCCCAAGTACGTGCACTCCCTGCCCTACGAGAACACGACCATCACCGCGTACGACTTCGACTGGCAATACGACTGCGCGGCGGCCCAGGATCAGAACGGCAACTACAACGGAGACCGGTGCGCGGACATCTGGTTCGAGGGCTCCGCCTTCATGTCGGTCGCCCACTACATGAATGGAAACACGGCGAAGGCCGACTCCATCATCGACGAGATCATCAAGAAGCAGGGCACGAGTGGCACGCTGCTCGGCGGCATCCCCTACTCGCTCAAGGGCACCAGCAACAACTACTGGCGGATGGCGCAGGAGAACTGCGTGTCGAGCACCGGCTGGCTCATCATCGCCATCCACCGCTTCAACCCCTTCACCGGCGCGCTGGTGAACGGCGGCGGCACGACCAACCCGGGTGACACCCAGGCCCCCACCGCGCCCACCAACCTGAGCGCCCCGTCCAAGACGAGCACCAGCGTGACGCTGTCCTGGAACGCCTCCACGGACAACGTCGGCGTCAGTGGCTACGACGTCTACCGCGGCTCGACGCTGGCCGGCTCCACCTCGGCCACGACCTTCACGGTGAGCGGCCTGGCGGCCAGCACGGCGTACTCCTTCAGCGTCAAGGCGCGCGACGCGGCGGGCAACACCTCCTCGGCGAGCAATACGGTGAGCGTCACCACCAGCGCCTCCACCGGCGGCGGCGGCCACACCACGCCCGACTACACGGCCAACGTCACCAAGACGTCCAGCACCCAGGCGCAGATCTCCTTCAAGCCCACCACCAACGCCCTCTACGTGGACGTGCACTACACGCTCAACGGAGGCGGTCAGCAGAACTTCCGCATGACCAACAGCGGCGGCACCTGGACGCAGAACGTGAGCGGCCTGAGCACGGGCAGCAGGCTCGAGTACTGGTTCACCTACGAGAAGTCCGGACCCCAGTACGACTCGGTCCACTACACCTATACGCACTGA
- a CDS encoding cyclic nucleotide-binding domain-containing protein → MSVHTDESDADAVVRQRALAGRIASRGRVDQALSELRRLEQLGAPGEAAAVCEALARLWAQGSQLLRAIVMCKHLSWLDPGHKRTQTFIANLYARYPASPTEEGGDRVLDDLELLLPEREDSVAVPLFSMLSQEAFAALLDAVEVRHYGVGLPVIREGDQGSSMFFLVEGRADVLRLLEGRGAPAESVGEGGVFGEMALLTDGPRMSTVMPSTPSVLLELSRARLTEIAQTYPLVERVVRGFCRKRAADQLMRTHSIFSSLRQAQRRSLSREFELRRVDAGVALLTAGEMGDGLYLLLRGRCTPYYIREDGQEIPLAVLREGDVFGEISLLLDKPVTATVRADVPGVLLKLSRPAFERHISTQPGLRDALTQLATARLQSTARLLSGR, encoded by the coding sequence GTGAGCGTACACACGGATGAGAGCGATGCGGATGCCGTTGTCCGACAGCGAGCCCTGGCGGGGAGGATCGCTTCCCGGGGACGGGTGGACCAGGCTCTCTCCGAGTTGAGACGGCTCGAGCAGCTCGGCGCGCCAGGAGAGGCCGCCGCCGTCTGCGAGGCGCTCGCGCGGCTGTGGGCCCAGGGCAGCCAGCTCCTCCGGGCCATCGTGATGTGCAAGCACCTGTCGTGGCTCGATCCGGGGCACAAGCGCACACAGACCTTCATCGCCAACCTCTACGCCCGCTATCCCGCGAGCCCCACGGAAGAGGGGGGAGATCGGGTGCTGGATGACCTGGAGTTGTTGCTGCCCGAACGAGAGGACTCGGTGGCGGTGCCCCTCTTCTCGATGCTGAGCCAGGAGGCGTTCGCCGCGCTGCTCGACGCGGTGGAGGTGCGGCACTACGGGGTGGGCCTGCCGGTGATCCGCGAGGGGGACCAGGGCTCCTCCATGTTCTTCCTGGTGGAGGGGCGGGCGGACGTGCTGCGGCTGCTCGAGGGCCGGGGTGCTCCGGCGGAGTCGGTGGGGGAGGGGGGCGTCTTCGGGGAGATGGCGCTGCTCACCGATGGGCCCCGGATGTCGACGGTGATGCCCTCGACGCCCTCGGTGCTGCTGGAGCTGTCGCGGGCGCGGCTGACGGAGATCGCCCAGACGTACCCCCTGGTGGAGCGCGTGGTGCGGGGCTTCTGCCGCAAGCGCGCGGCGGACCAGCTCATGCGCACCCACTCCATCTTCTCCTCCCTGCGCCAGGCGCAGCGGCGCAGCCTCTCGCGGGAATTCGAGCTGCGGCGCGTGGACGCGGGCGTGGCGCTGCTCACCGCCGGGGAGATGGGGGATGGTCTCTATCTGCTGCTGCGCGGCCGGTGCACGCCCTACTACATCCGCGAGGACGGCCAGGAGATTCCCCTGGCGGTGTTGCGCGAGGGGGACGTCTTCGGGGAAATCTCCCTGCTCCTGGACAAGCCGGTGACGGCGACGGTGCGGGCGGACGTGCCGGGGGTGCTGCTCAAGCTGAGCCGTCCGGCGTTCGAGCGCCACATCTCCACCCAGCCGGGCCTGCGCGACGCACTGACCCAGCTGGCCACCGCTCGCCTCCAGAGCACGGCCCGTCTGCTCTCGGGACGTTGA